In the genome of Caulobacter flavus, the window CGGACCCCTTAGTCGTCCAAGGCGCTGTCGATGCGCGCCTTCATCACCTGCGAGGCCCGGAAGCCGATGACGCGACGCGGCTCGATCTCGGCCGGCTCGCCGGTCTTGGGATTGCGCCCCATCCGGGCTCGCTTCTCGCGAACCTGGAAAACGCCGAATCCGGAAAGCTTGACCGTCTCGCCCTTCTCGAGCGCCTCGGCCACGAGATCCAGGGTGCGCTCAACGAGACCGGCGCAATCCTGACGAGTCAGGCCTACCTCCTCGTGGACAGCCTCGCAGAGGTCAGCCCGGGTCAAAGTCGAACCCTTCATAACGCCCCCTATACGCTTCAATGCGCGAGCTCAGCACAGCCCGCGCCAATCGGTCCGATATCGCGAAAGGGGGCGCACGAAAGCCCCGATCTCGCGCGACAAGACCTCGTCAACTTGAGACTGCATGCCGCGAATACCGCATGAAGTCAAAGGGTCAAGCCGGTTACTTCATATGTCGAAGCAGCCCGTGCGCCAACCCAAGGCCAAGCTTGGTCCGTGACCATCAAAGGCGCAGGACGCAGGCGCCCCACGTCAGACCGCCGCCCATGGCCTCGAGCAGCAGCAGGTCGCCCGGCTTGATCCGGCCGTCCGCGACCCCGTGCGCGAAGGCCAGGGGAATCGAGGCGGCCGAGGTGTTGGCGTGAAGCGCCACCGTCGAGATAACCTTGTCCTCGTCGATGCCGCAGCGATTGGCCACGCCCTGCAGGATTCGCTGGTTGGCCTGGTGCGGAATGAACCAGTCGACTTCCGGAACGGTCACGCCCGCCTTTTCGGCGGCCGCGTGGATGGCCTCGGAGATGTTGATCACCGCGTGCTTGAAGACCTGGTTGCCCAGCATCCGCAGCTTGCCCACCGTACCCGTCGTCGACGGACCGCCGTCCACGTAGAGCAGATCCTGCTTGGTCCCGTCAGCGCGCAAGGCAAAACCCAGCATGCCGCGATCGGCCGTGGTCCCCTGCCCTTCGCCCGGCTCCAGCACGACCGCGCCGGCGCCGTCGCCGAACAGCACGCAGGTGCCGCGATCGGTCCAGTCCATCAGGCGGGTCATGGCTTCGGCGCCGATCACCAGGGCGCACTTGGCGTTGCCCCGGGCGATGAAGCCGTCGGCCACCGACAGGGCATAGACGAAGCCCGAGCACACGGCCTGGACGTCGAAGGCGATGCCGACGCCCGCGCCCAGCTTGCGCTGCACGATGGCGGCGGTGGCCGGGAAGGTCAGGTCGGGCGTGGTGGTGGCGACGATGATCAGGTCGACGTCGGCGGGGCTCTTGCCCGCACGCTCCAGCGCCTGCCTGGCCGCCTCGACGGCAAGGTCGGACACGGCCTGGTCGTCGGCGGCCTTGTGGCGCTGGCGGATGCCGGTGCGCTCGATGATCCACTCGTCGGAAGTGTCGACGATCTTGGACAGGTCTTCGTTGGTGACGATCTGCGGCGGCAGGTAGGCCCCGACGCCGGTCACCACGCTGCGGACTACGCTCACTCGGCGGCTCCCTGGGTTTCGGCGCCGTCGGCGCCGTCGTCCTTGGCCGCTTGGTCTTTTTCCGCGGTCAGACGCTTCAAATTACGATCGATCTCGGCGGTGAAGTCGCTGCGCGCGAGGTCCACCGCCACGCGCACGGCCGAGGCGAAGCCGTTGGCGTCGGCGCCGCCGTGGCTCTTCACCACGATGCCGTTGAGGCCCAGAAGCGGCCCGCCGTTGACCCGGCCCGGGTCGAGGCGCTGCTTCATCTTCTTCAGCGAACCCGAGGCGATCAGCGCGCCCAGCATGGCCAGCGGCCCGGCCGTCAGGGTCTGCTTGATCTCGGCGCCGAAGAATCGGGCCAGGCCCTCGGCCGTCTTCAGCGCGACATTGCCGGTGAAGCCGTCGGTGACGACCACGTCGACCGTGCCGTAGGCGATGTCGGTGCCCTCGACGAAGCCGCGATAGTCGAAGTCGAAGTGCGGGCTGTCCTGCAGGATCCTGTGCGCCTCGCGCACCTCCTCGTGGCCCTTCTGCTCCTCGGAGCCGACGTTGAGCAGGCCGACGGTGGGACGCTCCGAACCGTGCACCGCGTGGTGGAAGGCCGCGCCCATGATGGCGAACTCGACCAGCTGCTCGGCGTCGCTCTCGACATTGGCGCCGACGTCCAGAACCGCCGAAACGCCCTTCATCGTCGGCCACGATGCGACGATGGCCGGACGCTCCAGGTCGGCGCTCATGCGCAGGATCAGCTTGGAGATCGCCATCAGCGCGCCGGTGTTGCCGGCCGAGACGCAGGCTGCGGCCTCGCCCGCGCGAATGGCCTCGACGGCGTTCCACAGGCTGGAGCCCTTGCCCCGGCGCATGGCCTGGGCAGGCTTCTCGTCCATGGCGATGGACTTGTCGGTGTGGACGACGGTGCAGACCGCGCGCGCGGCCGGCGCGCGCGCCAGTTCGGCGTTCAGCGCGGCCTCGTCGCCGTGCAGCAGGAAGCGCACGTCGGGCAGGGTCTTGGCCGCGATCTCCAGCGCCGGCACGACCACGGACGGACCGTGATCTCCGCCCATGGCGTCGATCGAGATGACTACTGGCTTGGGCACGAGGCGCTATCGACTCCTTAGACGGTCGCGACGCGGCCGATGATTCCCCGGCGTGATATCACGCCGGGAGGCGTAAGGGCCAACTCAGCCCTCATCACCCTTGGTTTTGAGACCCTTCAGGGCCGCGAAGGGAGAAAGCTCAACGGGTTCGGGCGGTTGCACGAACACCGCGCCGGGCTTGCGGGGGAACGGATCGAGCTCGAGCGCCAGGTGCTCGATGACATAGCCGGAGACGTCGATGGTCTCGCCTTCGAGCACGTCGGGCGGATCGTCGCCGTCCGGATCAAGGCCCAGTTCTCCGCCTTCGTCCTGCGGAGCGTGCTCGCTGTCAGCCGGCAGAACGCGCAGGCTGAAGCGGGCGTCGATCGGCGTTTCGAAATCCTCGCTGGTGACGCCGCAGGTTTGGACGACGCGGGCGCGCAGCACGCCCGAGACCTCGGCGCCGTCCATCCACGAGCGCAGGTAGACGTCGGCCTTCAGCTCGTGCAGCGACACCAGGCCCAGTTGCTTGGCGATGGCCTTCAGCACGGTTTCGTCGGGCGCCAGCTTCAGGTCCACCCCGCCGCGATCGACGCGGGCCAGGGTGACGGTGCTGGGCCAGGGATCGATCAGACGTTCGGCCATTGCACCTCTCCGTTCAACAGGGCGTCCAGCGACTGCGCCGCCAGAGCTTCCCGCGCGGACCGCACATAGGCGCTAACGGCCGCTACGTCACCCTCGCCGCGCTCTTCGAACACCGTGCGCGCCAGGGCGGCGTCGAGTACGGCGGCGTCCGGCAGAGCCGCGAAAGCCTCGTCATACGTCTTCAGCCGGCCGTAGAAGGCGCCGGCCAGCTTCTTCATCTTCTTGCCGACGGCGGTGTCGGACACGCCGATCTCGCGGAAGGCGTCGTCGAGGCCGCGAACATAGGAATCAAATACCGACTGCGAAGTCTCGGCCGCGGCCTCGCCCTGCCCCTTCAGGCGCTCGACCACGAGCACGACGTGCAGGGTGAACAGCTCGAAGCGCCCTTCCATCGAGTCGCGGACGCCGAGCTCGGCATAGAATCGCGATGAGCGGGCCTGGGCGGTCGCCGAGGCATAGAGTTTTTCCCCCGCCAGCTTCGCGGGCCGGGGCTTGAGTAGCCGATCCAGAAACATTCCACGCCTCTATTTCGCCGCGAGCCGCCTCTAGATGGCCTGAGCATCCACGCGGGCCATTGAACTAAGCCCGCGCGGGCGATAGGTCAAAGTCCAGCCTTCTTCCGGTTCCGGAGCCTCAATGTCTCGCCCCGCCGTTTTCGCCGCCGTCGCCATCGGCCTCGCCGCCGTCGTCGGAGGCTGCACGCCGCTGACGAGCTATTCCGGCTTCCAGGCCATCGAGGCCAAGCCGGCCGACATGAAGGTGGGCGAGGACAGCAAGTCGACCGTCCGCGAGAAGCTGGGCTCGCCGTCGGCGGTCTCCACCTTCGACAACGACGCCTGGTACTACATCTCGCAGACCACCGACCGCGTGGCCTTCTACAAGCCGCGCGTGATCAAGCGCGACGTGGTGGCGATCAAGTTCAATACCGCCGACGAGAAGGTCGCCTCGGTCGACACCTTCACCCTGAAGGACGGCAAGGTCATCGCCTACAACGGGCGCGAGACCCCGACCCGCGGTCGCGAAATGACCGTGCTGGAGCAGCTGCTCGGCACCGTCGGTCGCGGCGGCATGCTGCCGCAGGACGACGAGGGCGTGCCCGGCACCCGTCCCGGCGACCGTCGCTAGACTGACGATTTAAGTCGGTTAACCGACACTTCAACCTTACCGAAGCTTGACTATAAGCGCGTGATTTCGTGCGACTTTTTGTCGCCGTATCAACGTTTCCTCAAGCACGTCCGTCACAACCTTCCCGTCTGATCGACGCCTAGGGCCCCAACCCTGGCGTCGGTTGCTCTGGGGGAGAAGGTCGTGAGCGCGCTCGATCTGCGGGCGTTGACGATGCTCATCGTCGACGACAACGCCAACATGCGCGGCATACTGGCCGCGATCCTGAAGTCCGCCGGGGTGCGGCGCATCCTCGAGGCCGGCGACGGCGTCGAGGGGTTGAAGCTGTTTTCCGAACGCGAGGTCGATGTCGTGTTCACCGACCTGATGATGCAGCCGGTGGACGGACTGTCGTTCGTGCACTGGATCCGCAACTCGCAGGCCAGTCCCAACCCCTACGCGCCGATCATCATGATGACCGGCCACGCCACGCGCCGCAGCCTGGACGAGGCGCGGATGGCGGGGGTGACCGAGTTCCTGGCCAAGCCGCTGACGGCGCGCGGGGTGATGCACCGCATCAACGAGGTCATCAACAACCCGCGCGACTTCGTCCGCACCCAGGCCTATTTCGGGCCCTGCCGCCGACGCCGCATCGATCACGACTTCACCGGCGACGAGCGGCGCGGCGTCCAGCCCGCCCCGACGGCGTTGGGCGGCGAGGCCGAACACGTCTACGATTTCGATCCCGAAGAGGTCTACTGATCCTTTGGGCGGCATCCCGGGGATATCGAATGGCCAACGAACGGGAACAGCTGACCCAGCCTAGGTTCGTGCATCTGAACCCGGACTGGAATGCGGAGCCGAACGCGCCCTGCGTCCATCTGGTCGCCGAGAGCGACACGGTGAGCGTAAGCTTCCTGCTCAACCCCCATGCCTACGACGCCGAGGACGGCGAGGTCGGAAAGCTGACCTTCCCCTCATGCCGCCGCTGGCGGCTCGACGCCACCAATGACGAGGGATGGTTCGCCGGCCGGGGGCGTTTTGCTGGCGTCGCGCCGGCCTGGGGCGAGTTCTACGAGATCGTGGGCGATGACCCCACGATGGACGCCCTCGACTGGGAGCCGGCCGACGGAAGCGGCTCACGCCACTTCCTGTTCTATTTTCGCGACGAGGCGTTCGAATGCCTGGCCGGCGACTGGACGCTGACCCGTCTCCCTGCCCCAGCCGCCTGAACGTGAAACGCCCCGGAGGCTAAAGCCTCCGGGGCGCTCAAGGCTCTGTTCCAGGCCGCCGGTCAGCCGTGCGCGAGCACGGCCAGCAGCAGCAGGGCCACGATGTTGGTGATCTTGATCATCGGGTTCACGGCGGGACCCGAGGTGTCCTTGTAGGGGTCGCCGACGGTGTCGCCGGTGACGGCGGCCTTGTGGGTTTCGCCGCCCTTCTTGTGCAGGACGCCGTCCTTGTCGGTGAAGCCTTCCTCGATCACCTTCTTGGCGTTGTCCCAGGCGCCGCCGCCGCTGGTCATCGAGATGGCGACGAACAGGCCGGTGACGATCACCCCCATCAGCATGGCGCCGAGGCAGGCGAAGGCGTCGACCTTGCCGGCGATGGCGTTGATGACGAAGAACAGCACCACCGGCGAGACCACAGGCAGCAGCGACGGCACGATCATCTCGCGGATGGCGGCCTTGGTCAGGATATCCACGGCCTTGCCGTATTCGGGCTTGGTCTCGTAGGTCATGATCCCCGGGTTCTCGCGGAACTGGCGACGAACCTCGGCCACCACCGACTCGGCCGCGCGACCGACGGCGGTCATCGACAGACCGCCGAACAGGAACGGCAGCAGGCCGCCGAACAGCAGGCCGACCACGACATAGGGGTTGGACAGGTCGAAGCTGACCGCGCCCATGCCGTCGAAGAAGCTGCCGGGCGCGGCGTTCTCGGAGAAGAACTTCAGGTCCTCGGTATAGGCCGCGAACAGCACCAGGGCCCCGAGGCCCGCCGAACCGATGGCGTAGCCCTTGGTGACGGCCTTGGTGGTGTTACCCACCGCGTCGAGAGCGTCGGTGGTGACGCGGACTTCCGGGGGAAGTCCGGCCATTTCGGCGATGCCGCCAGCGTTGTCGGTGACGGGACCGAAGGCGTCCAGGGCGACGATGAAGCCGGCCAGCGACAGCATGGTGGTGGTGGCGATGGCGATGCCGAACAGGCCCGCCAGGTTATAGGTCACGACGATGCCGACGATGATGGTCAGGGCCGGCAGGGCCGTGGACTCCAGCGACATGGCCAGGCCCTGGATGACGTTGGTGCCGTGGCCGGAGACCGAAGCCTGAGCCACCGACTTGACCGGGCGGAAGCCCGTGCCGGTGTAGTACTCGGTGATCACCACGATCAGCGCCGTCACCACCAGGCCTGCAAGGCCGCAGTAGAACAGGTTGTCGGCGGTAAACAGGCGGCCGTCGAGCTCGATCGAGGTCGGGACCAGCTGGTGGATCACCCACCACACGGCCGGCACCGACAGCAAGCCGGTGACGATCAGGCCCTGGTAGAGGGCGCCCATGATGTTGTTCTTCTTGCCCAGGCGGACGAAGAACGCGCCGATGATCGAGGTGGCGATGCACACCGCGCAGATGGCCAGCGGCAGCAGCATCATCGAACCGACGACGTCGGTGCCGGTGAAGAAGATCGCCGCCAGCACCATGGTGGCGACGGTGGTCACCGCATAGGTCTCGAACAGGTCGGCGGCCATGCCCGCGCAGTCGCCGACGTTGTCGCCGACGTTGTCGGCGATGGTCGCGGCGTTGCGGGGATCGTCCTCGGGGATGCCGGCCTCGACCTTGCCGACGAGGTCGCCGCCCACGTCGGCGCCCTTGGTGAAGATGCCGCCGCCCAGACGGGCGAAGATCGAGATCAGCGAGGCGCCGAAGCCCAGCGCCACCAGCGAGTCGATCACGACCCGGTCGGTGCCCTCATGGCCGACCGACAGCAGCAGGGCGAAGTAGCCGGCCACGCCCAGCAGGGCGAAACCCGCCACCAGCATGCCGGTGACCGCCCCGGAGGTGAAGGCCATCGACAGGCCCTTGCCCAGCCCCTCGGACGAGGCCTGGGCGGTGCGGACGTTGGCGCGGACCGAGATCAGCATGCCGGCGAAGCCGGCGAGCCCCGACAGGATCGCGCCCAGCGCGAAGCCGACGGGCTGCTCCCAGCCCTTGAAGAAGAACGCCAGGACGGCGACGACCACGACGCCGACGATGGCGATGGTCGTATACTGACGGTTCAGATAGGCCTGGGCGCCTTCCTGAATGGCCGCGGCGATCTCCTGCATCTTCGCATCGCCCGGCGAGGCCTTCAAAAGCCTGGCGGTCTGAACCGCGCCATACAGCACCGCCAGAAACCCGGCGCCGATGGCTACGTAAAGCCAAGAACTCATGGGTGTTGTGCCCCTTCGTGTTTCAAATCACGAGGGGTCGCGGTTCCCGGCCACGAGGCGTCGACGAGCGCCCCAGGCCAGGAGCGGCGGGCGGGCCTTAGGGCCTCATTCCCCCTCGAAGCTCCCTGATCTGGCCCCGACATCGGCGCCAGGGGGAAACACTGACATCCACAAGCCTAGCGCGCAACCGCTTGCGAGAACGGCGTTCGCGACGCCTCAGGGGATGATCGGCGCCGAATCGACAGGGGGCGGAGCCGGCTTGGCCGCCACCTTCGGGGCCGGCCTGGGCGGCGGCACGAAGTTGCGCGGCGTCTGCTTGCCGATGGTGACCGCGGCGACCTTGCCCTTGCCGACCAGCGCGACGGCCTCGCGCATCACGATCGACTTGAGCTTGACCTCGTCGAGCAGGACGTAGCTGCCGGGCTTGTTGAGCGGCTGCTTGTGGGCCGCGCGCACCAGGGCGTCGCGCAGCAGCGGCTCCTTGCCGGCGAACGCGGTGACGTCGCCCGTGGGCGGCAGGGTCAGGGACAGCTCGACGAAGATGTAGTTGATCAGCCGTCCCTCGGCGACGATCGGCAGGGCCATCGAGCCCAGCTTGATCACCGGGTCTTCCTTTTCCTTCTCACCCTCGCCGCCTTCCTTCTTCTTCTCCTTGCCGGAGGCGAAGGCGGGCGCGGCGCACAGCGCGAACGGCGCGGCGAACGCCAGGACGGCGCGACGGGACAGGACGGAACGGGTCATGCCCGAGCCACTAACCGAGAAGGCTTGAGGTTTCGCTACCGAGCGGGGCCAGCGCCCTTACCCGTGCAGCCAGCCCAGGCGCTGGGGGGTGATGTCCTTGCCCTTGAACAGGGCGCAGACCCCCTCGCCTTCCACGAACTCGCCGATGTCGCGCACCGGCAGGCCGGCGGCGAAGGCGGCGGCCTGGAAGGCGGCGACGTCGGCGGCGGGAACGGCGCAGACGACCTCGTAGTCGTCGCCGCCCGAAGCCAGCGACATGCGGGCCTCGCCCCGCTCAGGCTGGGCTTCCAGCCACTTGCGGGCGCCGGTCGACAGCGGCAGGCGGTCGAGGTCGACCTTGACCTGCAGACCGCTGGCCTTGGCGATGTGGCCGGCGTCGGCCAGCAGGCCGTCGGAGACGTCGGCCGCGGCGTGGGCGAACTGACGCAGAGCGTCACGAAGGGCCAGGCGCGGCGCGGGGGTGCGATAGCGGCGCACGAGGCCGCCGTCCGGATCCTCGACCTCGCCCCAGTGGGCCAGCAGGCCGAGCCACCCGTC includes:
- a CDS encoding YceD family protein, with amino-acid sequence MAERLIDPWPSTVTLARVDRGGVDLKLAPDETVLKAIAKQLGLVSLHELKADVYLRSWMDGAEVSGVLRARVVQTCGVTSEDFETPIDARFSLRVLPADSEHAPQDEGGELGLDPDGDDPPDVLEGETIDVSGYVIEHLALELDPFPRKPGAVFVQPPEPVELSPFAALKGLKTKGDEG
- the plsX gene encoding phosphate acyltransferase PlsX — translated: MPKPVVISIDAMGGDHGPSVVVPALEIAAKTLPDVRFLLHGDEAALNAELARAPAARAVCTVVHTDKSIAMDEKPAQAMRRGKGSSLWNAVEAIRAGEAAACVSAGNTGALMAISKLILRMSADLERPAIVASWPTMKGVSAVLDVGANVESDAEQLVEFAIMGAAFHHAVHGSERPTVGLLNVGSEEQKGHEEVREAHRILQDSPHFDFDYRGFVEGTDIAYGTVDVVVTDGFTGNVALKTAEGLARFFGAEIKQTLTAGPLAMLGALIASGSLKKMKQRLDPGRVNGGPLLGLNGIVVKSHGGADANGFASAVRVAVDLARSDFTAEIDRNLKRLTAEKDQAAKDDGADGAETQGAAE
- a CDS encoding outer membrane protein assembly factor BamE, with amino-acid sequence MSRPAVFAAVAIGLAAVVGGCTPLTSYSGFQAIEAKPADMKVGEDSKSTVREKLGSPSAVSTFDNDAWYYISQTTDRVAFYKPRVIKRDVVAIKFNTADEKVASVDTFTLKDGKVIAYNGRETPTRGREMTVLEQLLGTVGRGGMLPQDDEGVPGTRPGDRR
- a CDS encoding integration host factor subunit alpha, whose amino-acid sequence is MKGSTLTRADLCEAVHEEVGLTRQDCAGLVERTLDLVAEALEKGETVKLSGFGVFQVREKRARMGRNPKTGEPAEIEPRRVIGFRASQVMKARIDSALDD
- a CDS encoding ubiquinol-cytochrome C chaperone family protein translates to MFLDRLLKPRPAKLAGEKLYASATAQARSSRFYAELGVRDSMEGRFELFTLHVVLVVERLKGQGEAAAETSQSVFDSYVRGLDDAFREIGVSDTAVGKKMKKLAGAFYGRLKTYDEAFAALPDAAVLDAALARTVFEERGEGDVAAVSAYVRSAREALAAQSLDALLNGEVQWPNV
- a CDS encoding response regulator, with translation MSALDLRALTMLIVDDNANMRGILAAILKSAGVRRILEAGDGVEGLKLFSEREVDVVFTDLMMQPVDGLSFVHWIRNSQASPNPYAPIIMMTGHATRRSLDEARMAGVTEFLAKPLTARGVMHRINEVINNPRDFVRTQAYFGPCRRRRIDHDFTGDERRGVQPAPTALGGEAEHVYDFDPEEVY
- a CDS encoding beta-ketoacyl-ACP synthase III, giving the protein MSVVRSVVTGVGAYLPPQIVTNEDLSKIVDTSDEWIIERTGIRQRHKAADDQAVSDLAVEAARQALERAGKSPADVDLIIVATTTPDLTFPATAAIVQRKLGAGVGIAFDVQAVCSGFVYALSVADGFIARGNAKCALVIGAEAMTRLMDWTDRGTCVLFGDGAGAVVLEPGEGQGTTADRGMLGFALRADGTKQDLLYVDGGPSTTGTVGKLRMLGNQVFKHAVINISEAIHAAAEKAGVTVPEVDWFIPHQANQRILQGVANRCGIDEDKVISTVALHANTSAASIPLAFAHGVADGRIKPGDLLLLEAMGGGLTWGACVLRL
- a CDS encoding sodium-translocating pyrophosphatase → MSSWLYVAIGAGFLAVLYGAVQTARLLKASPGDAKMQEIAAAIQEGAQAYLNRQYTTIAIVGVVVVAVLAFFFKGWEQPVGFALGAILSGLAGFAGMLISVRANVRTAQASSEGLGKGLSMAFTSGAVTGMLVAGFALLGVAGYFALLLSVGHEGTDRVVIDSLVALGFGASLISIFARLGGGIFTKGADVGGDLVGKVEAGIPEDDPRNAATIADNVGDNVGDCAGMAADLFETYAVTTVATMVLAAIFFTGTDVVGSMMLLPLAICAVCIATSIIGAFFVRLGKKNNIMGALYQGLIVTGLLSVPAVWWVIHQLVPTSIELDGRLFTADNLFYCGLAGLVVTALIVVITEYYTGTGFRPVKSVAQASVSGHGTNVIQGLAMSLESTALPALTIIVGIVVTYNLAGLFGIAIATTTMLSLAGFIVALDAFGPVTDNAGGIAEMAGLPPEVRVTTDALDAVGNTTKAVTKGYAIGSAGLGALVLFAAYTEDLKFFSENAAPGSFFDGMGAVSFDLSNPYVVVGLLFGGLLPFLFGGLSMTAVGRAAESVVAEVRRQFRENPGIMTYETKPEYGKAVDILTKAAIREMIVPSLLPVVSPVVLFFVINAIAGKVDAFACLGAMLMGVIVTGLFVAISMTSGGGAWDNAKKVIEEGFTDKDGVLHKKGGETHKAAVTGDTVGDPYKDTSGPAVNPMIKITNIVALLLLAVLAHG